In the genome of Lycorma delicatula isolate Av1 chromosome 8, ASM4794821v1, whole genome shotgun sequence, one region contains:
- the LOC142329206 gene encoding uncharacterized protein LOC142329206: protein MLASRIIREVEEGVGISNNQFGFWKGRSTVHAIQKVMDWALETRRGTWRTRRISLFITLDIKNAFGTIRWSSIIEAMAQKNISPYLQRQIREYLSDRRYQVEAQEEIL, encoded by the coding sequence ATGTTGGCCAGCCGCATCATCAGAGAAGTGGAGGAGGGTGTAGGTATTAGCAATAATCAGTTCGGTTTCTGGAAGGGGCGATCCACAGTACATGCAATACAAAAAGTAATGGATTGGGCTCTAGAGACAAGGAGAGGAACTTGGAGGACGAGGCGTATTTCCTTGTTCATcacattagatattaaaaatgcatttggGACCATTAGATGGTCATCAATTATTGAAGCTATGGCTCAGAAGAATATAAGTCCATATCTACAAAGACAAATTAGGGAGTACCTCTCAGACAGAAGGTATcaggtggaagcacaggaagagaTATTATGA